A genomic window from Candidatus Woesearchaeota archaeon includes:
- a CDS encoding type II toxin-antitoxin system HicA family toxin, with amino-acid sequence MPKLPKFTGKEFSKIVVKLGFVYDPTKGSHMIFKHEDGRRTTIPHHAGEELGPGLLNKIIKHDLGLTREEFLRLLK; translated from the coding sequence TTGCCAAAATTGCCTAAATTCACTGGCAAAGAATTTTCTAAAATTGTTGTAAAATTAGGTTTTGTTTATGATCCTACGAAAGGTAGCCATATGATCTTTAAACATGAAGATGGAAGAAGAACAACTATTCCACATCATGCTGGCGAAGAACTTGGGCCAGGATTATTAAATAAGATAATTAAGCATGATTTAGGATTAACAAGAGAAGAATTTTTAAGATTATTAAAATAA